Proteins from a genomic interval of Aphelocoma coerulescens isolate FSJ_1873_10779 chromosome 24, UR_Acoe_1.0, whole genome shotgun sequence:
- the LOC138098374 gene encoding uncharacterized protein, translating to MGCIFGKNKRPSVFPRLFYRPKSKKAVGAARVCCDAATWTEENHFYSARIGRTRRGSEPPAASLVLETSEREFGGEGGDSAAPPRAQHNEASFPVAAGDTRGAEVSQEPETKPHPEVMKHQELPEEAQGSQSPQESSEAEAVLHPPGSSLPPELGCRNQGVTPLAQIRVEVDVHMSAGDHGGLGQGQAAVKSELLSSAEQEAGAGSGAEQACVGRALWEVPVQKAGDSTATSCPLEEPELPLKAAEPGGGITNGQRAAEEQGGEKTEAPPDLQLGQGEIPAPEGVTETAAEPEQAEEMAKACGDGQTSEEIPACLLETQAALQEEEEEKIQVSSEGKPEEH from the coding sequence ATGGGATGTATTTTTGGGAAGAACAAGAGGCCCTCTGTGTTTCCCAGGTTATTTTATAGGCCCAAGAGCAAGAAGGCAGTGGGGGCTGCCCGGGTGTGCTGCGATGCAGCCACGTGGACTGAGGAGAACCATTTCTACTCAGCACGGATTGGGAGGACTCGGAGAGGCTCTGAGCCTCCTGCTGCCAGTCTGGTGTTGGAAACTTCTGAAAGGGAAtttggaggggagggaggagactCAGCTGCCCCTCCAAGGGCACAGCACAACGAGGCCTCGTTCCCTGTGGCTGCTGGAGACACACGAGgtgctgaggtgtcccaggagcCTGAAACCAAACCTCACCCCGAGGTGATGAAACACCAGGAACTCCCTGAAGAGGCACAaggatcccaaagccctcagGAGAGCAGTGAGGCTGAAGCTGTTCTGCATCCCCCTGGCAGCTCTTTGCCCCCTGAGCTTGGCTGCAGGAACCAGGGGGTGACACCTCTCGCTCAGATCAGGGTGGAGGTTGATGTCCACATGTCTGCAGGTGACCATGGGGGCCTTGGCCAGGGTCAGGCTGCTGTAAAATCCgagctgctgagcagtgcagagcaggaggctggggctgggagcggTGCAGAGCAAGCCTGTGTTGGGAGGGCTCTTTGGGAAGTGCCCGTGCAGAAGGCAGGTGACTCCACAGCTACTTCGTGTCCTTTGgaggagccagagctgcctctgaaggctgcagagccaggaggggGCATCACGAATGGGCAGAGAGCTGCAGAAGAGcaggggggagaaaaaacagaAGCCCCACCTGATCTCCAGCTGGGACAAGGTGAGATTCCTGCTCCTGAAGGTGTGACAGAAACTGCTGCTGAACCAGAGCAAGCTGAAGAGATGGCCAAGGCCTGTGGCGATGGGCAGACATCAGAGGAGATCCCAGCCTGCCTGCTGGAAACCCAGGCTgccctgcaggaggaggaggaggagaaaatccAAGTTAGCAGTGAGGGAAAACCAGAGGAGCACTGA